In a genomic window of Salegentibacter salegens:
- a CDS encoding RagB/SusD family nutrient uptake outer membrane protein, whose amino-acid sequence MKIYKIVSALILLFALGACESELDLQPESTLTYNGFWESEEAARAAQVGLYSNFRARNGSFWIMGEVRSDIWGGPTFESPSNLDLINQNISATQVPFGNWAGFYGYMHHINDFLLNIENIEFDNEADKAHLIGQVYGIRAFMYFTMLKTWGGVPISTEPLLDVNPSELAKARSSKEEVMALVKSDIARSLEAFGDDESFWNGQRTYWSKAASLVLKGKVYLWSGKLLGGGDADYNEAKLALEDVQGMGFSLVENYNDLWGEENENNNEFIFKFDYTQDEAGNFYSGLFTGRSTEINATWDSYGNSMADFVSNGGNRYGPSIKTLEMIDDTEDARRNETFIRLYGNDEGHIPFDTEGYQASILKKFLGVVEAGSRLSNNDVPLFRYADVILLLAEAKNNLGEDPSEEINQIRMRAYGEDYTESENAYVSGSQVENTRAILDERLKEFIGEGKRWWDLRRAGGTFIFDEIESLDASEAYKLELPISPEMIANNPLLEQTEGYE is encoded by the coding sequence ATGAAGATTTATAAAATAGTTAGTGCACTTATATTACTTTTTGCACTCGGAGCTTGCGAAAGCGAATTAGATCTACAGCCAGAAAGCACCTTAACCTATAATGGGTTTTGGGAAAGTGAAGAGGCTGCAAGGGCTGCACAGGTTGGTTTGTACTCTAACTTCAGAGCCCGTAATGGAAGTTTCTGGATTATGGGTGAAGTTCGTTCTGATATTTGGGGTGGTCCTACCTTTGAATCTCCTTCGAACCTTGATTTAATTAACCAAAACATTAGTGCTACTCAGGTGCCATTCGGAAATTGGGCCGGTTTTTACGGCTATATGCATCATATCAATGATTTTCTTTTAAATATTGAGAATATTGAGTTTGACAATGAAGCCGACAAGGCCCACCTTATTGGACAGGTGTATGGCATTAGGGCATTCATGTACTTTACAATGTTAAAAACCTGGGGTGGTGTACCAATTTCAACTGAACCGTTGTTAGATGTTAACCCGAGCGAATTAGCTAAAGCCCGTTCTTCTAAGGAAGAGGTAATGGCATTAGTAAAAAGTGATATTGCCAGATCTTTAGAGGCCTTTGGGGATGATGAATCTTTTTGGAATGGGCAGCGAACCTATTGGTCTAAAGCTGCAAGTTTGGTTTTAAAAGGAAAAGTTTATTTATGGTCTGGTAAACTCCTTGGGGGAGGTGATGCAGATTATAATGAAGCAAAATTAGCCCTGGAAGATGTACAAGGAATGGGCTTTAGCCTGGTAGAGAATTACAATGATCTGTGGGGTGAAGAAAATGAAAATAATAACGAGTTCATTTTTAAATTTGATTATACACAAGATGAAGCTGGGAATTTTTATAGCGGATTATTTACTGGCCGGTCTACTGAGATAAATGCCACCTGGGATTCTTATGGCAATTCCATGGCCGATTTTGTTTCTAATGGAGGGAACCGTTATGGCCCAAGCATTAAAACTCTGGAAATGATTGATGATACGGAAGATGCACGTAGGAATGAAACTTTTATTAGGCTTTATGGTAACGATGAAGGTCATATTCCATTTGATACTGAAGGGTATCAGGCCTCTATCCTGAAAAAGTTTTTGGGTGTAGTAGAAGCAGGTAGCCGTTTAAGTAATAATGATGTACCATTATTTAGGTATGCCGATGTTATATTGCTTTTGGCCGAGGCCAAAAATAATTTAGGTGAAGATCCATCAGAAGAAATCAATCAAATTCGGATGAGGGCTTATGGAGAGGATTACACAGAATCCGAAAATGCTTATGTAAGTGGCTCTCAGGTAGAGAATACTCGTGCAATTCTTGATGAACGTTTGAAGGAATTTATAGGAGAAGGTAAACGTTGGTGGGATTTAAGACGTGCAGGAGGCACCTTTATATTTGATGAAATAGAAAGTCTTGATGCGTCTGAAGCTTATAAATTGGAACTACCAATTTCTCCAGAAATGATAGCGAACAATCCGCTATTAGAACAAACAGAAGGTTATGAATAG
- a CDS encoding SusC/RagA family TonB-linked outer membrane protein, producing the protein MKKRLNMGNWKYLLNRVLQLSRPDFTNTVLLGGLVFLCFGFTMQSQDFEVSGVVSDEAGIPLPGVNVLVKNTNRGVQTNFDGAYNIDVSQGEILTFSYLGFQTSEIVVEEGDSEINVILEEDLSSLDEVVVTGYSTQLRSNMATAVSKLDTKVLESAPRSNAATALQGTIAGLRVTQNTGQPGSTPSISLRGGSDFGGGGSPLILIDGVPGSFYALNSDDIESMEVLKDAASTAVYGARAANGVILVTTKKGKAGSSNITYRHRYTINERRDSPEYLGAEDFIIYNRRAIRNTQRVLGEGAFNNFLVGPQGMGTGNNTTNSPFTTMVLGDDNRYLLDQPGWSSIQDPINPSQQLIFQENDMSELFFQNSHSKDHSLSFDGGNEKGTYYAGLGYLDDQGIVIGSGFERFSGTFNGSYKVKDNFKVSSNLLYAHSEVNGTYLGNDNQIFERAAGQPPTSRIYNNNPDGSLSDDPNPGTNTSFGNPLYYRDKFLSENLEQRLTASVQLDWQFIENFNLMLRGSHFTINNTNESFNKAYLNAGSLVTTRNASASHQKTLRNQATATVTYDNVFNEKHNVNAMLGGEFFREDYFVLSGATRLSPTDLITTMNAGAEANGVPSSSKTNYAIASVFGQVNYDYDSRYLLGLTFRQDGTSRLGTEKYDFFPGVSFGWNLHNENFYESSNLESLVSRIKPRVSYGVNGNIDVLSNYGVYGLYAETAVYGGQTGYANTNLPTLGLKWERATTLNFGLDLGLFKNRVNLLVDYFIRDVDDKLAGLTLPQWTGFSSILVNNGTLRNKGFELELDATIVNTDNWNWNIGGTYFTQKRYVESLPDNGVENNRQGGIEVYDPETDGTRYIGGLQEGQRVGTDIVTAYIQEGVYQTEADLAEHEGRRVEMATNPEFQQLGDSRWRDVNGDNIIDFRDRVKIGRVTPDFFGGFTSDLTYKNFNLFIKTDFALGHLIQNNARSRGMAQVQGNMNWTNELLDTWTEENPNTDVPRYDFTDPQRNHLSFPYGGQYNSSSRYWEKGDYLALREVTLSYNVPGELIGNVFQNLRIYGTGSNLAYFNDYTGYSPENGGIDSGRFPLPVSYTLGVNLSF; encoded by the coding sequence ATGAAAAAAAGATTAAATATGGGTAATTGGAAATACCTTTTGAATAGGGTATTGCAATTATCACGGCCAGATTTCACTAATACGGTACTATTGGGTGGGCTTGTATTTTTGTGTTTTGGCTTTACGATGCAATCTCAGGATTTTGAGGTTTCAGGAGTTGTTTCAGATGAAGCAGGAATTCCTTTACCGGGAGTTAATGTGCTGGTGAAAAATACTAACCGAGGTGTTCAAACCAATTTTGATGGAGCATATAATATTGACGTCTCTCAAGGTGAAATTTTAACCTTTAGTTATTTAGGTTTCCAAACTTCCGAAATCGTTGTAGAGGAGGGGGATTCTGAGATTAATGTTATTCTTGAGGAAGATTTGTCCAGCTTGGATGAAGTGGTTGTTACCGGGTATTCCACCCAATTGAGGAGTAATATGGCTACAGCGGTCTCTAAACTGGATACTAAAGTGTTAGAGAGTGCACCGAGATCTAATGCTGCAACAGCACTTCAAGGTACTATTGCAGGTTTACGTGTTACTCAAAACACTGGTCAACCCGGATCTACTCCAAGTATCTCCTTACGTGGAGGAAGTGACTTTGGTGGCGGAGGTAGTCCATTAATTTTAATTGACGGAGTTCCCGGATCCTTTTATGCTTTAAATTCCGACGATATTGAATCCATGGAAGTTTTAAAGGATGCTGCTTCTACTGCCGTATATGGTGCGCGAGCTGCAAATGGAGTTATTCTGGTAACGACCAAAAAAGGAAAAGCTGGAAGTTCTAACATTACCTATAGACATAGGTACACTATAAATGAAAGACGGGACAGCCCAGAGTATCTTGGGGCTGAAGATTTTATTATTTATAATCGTAGGGCAATAAGAAATACACAAAGAGTACTTGGTGAAGGAGCATTTAATAATTTTCTAGTAGGACCTCAGGGGATGGGAACTGGTAACAACACTACAAATTCTCCTTTTACAACCATGGTTTTAGGAGACGATAATAGATATTTGTTAGATCAGCCAGGTTGGAGTTCTATTCAGGATCCTATAAATCCATCGCAGCAGTTGATTTTTCAAGAAAATGATATGAGTGAGTTGTTTTTTCAAAACAGTCATTCAAAAGATCATTCTCTTTCTTTTGATGGCGGTAATGAGAAAGGTACTTATTATGCCGGTTTGGGATATCTTGATGATCAAGGTATTGTCATTGGTTCCGGTTTTGAACGGTTTTCAGGAACGTTTAATGGATCCTATAAAGTAAAAGATAATTTTAAAGTTTCTTCAAATTTACTTTATGCGCATTCCGAAGTTAATGGTACTTATTTGGGTAATGATAACCAGATATTCGAACGGGCAGCTGGACAACCACCTACATCCAGGATTTATAATAATAATCCCGATGGAAGTTTAAGTGACGATCCAAACCCTGGTACAAATACTAGTTTTGGTAATCCATTATACTATAGGGATAAATTTTTAAGTGAGAATTTGGAGCAACGTCTTACTGCTTCAGTACAGTTGGACTGGCAGTTTATAGAAAATTTCAACTTAATGCTTAGAGGTTCCCATTTTACTATTAATAACACCAATGAAAGTTTTAACAAAGCGTATTTAAATGCTGGATCTTTGGTTACCACAAGAAATGCCTCTGCCAGTCATCAAAAAACATTGAGGAATCAGGCCACGGCCACGGTTACTTATGATAATGTTTTTAATGAAAAACACAATGTAAATGCCATGTTGGGTGGAGAATTTTTTCGAGAAGACTATTTCGTGTTGAGTGGAGCAACAAGATTATCTCCTACCGATTTAATTACAACTATGAATGCTGGAGCAGAAGCTAATGGAGTGCCTTCTTCCTCAAAAACTAATTATGCTATTGCTTCGGTTTTTGGGCAGGTAAATTATGATTATGATAGTAGATATTTACTTGGGCTTACCTTTAGACAAGACGGAACCTCAAGATTAGGGACTGAAAAATATGATTTCTTCCCAGGAGTATCATTTGGATGGAATCTTCATAATGAAAATTTTTATGAAAGTTCGAATTTAGAAAGCTTAGTATCACGTATTAAACCTCGTGTAAGTTATGGGGTGAACGGGAATATAGATGTGCTAAGTAATTATGGCGTTTATGGTTTATATGCGGAAACTGCAGTATATGGAGGTCAAACCGGTTACGCTAATACTAATTTGCCAACACTTGGTCTAAAATGGGAGCGTGCCACTACACTTAATTTTGGATTGGATTTAGGTCTGTTTAAAAATCGTGTGAATCTTTTAGTAGATTATTTTATCAGAGATGTGGATGATAAACTTGCAGGTTTAACGTTACCTCAATGGACTGGATTTAGTTCTATCCTGGTGAATAACGGAACCTTAAGAAATAAAGGTTTTGAATTAGAATTGGATGCCACAATTGTTAATACCGACAATTGGAACTGGAATATCGGAGGTACTTATTTTACCCAAAAAAGATATGTGGAATCTTTACCTGATAATGGGGTAGAAAATAACCGTCAGGGAGGGATTGAGGTTTATGACCCTGAAACCGACGGTACCCGATATATAGGTGGTTTACAGGAAGGGCAAAGAGTAGGAACCGATATTGTTACTGCTTATATTCAGGAAGGAGTTTATCAAACTGAAGCAGATCTGGCAGAGCACGAAGGTCGGAGAGTAGAGATGGCAACAAACCCAGAATTTCAGCAATTAGGGGATTCTCGTTGGAGAGATGTGAATGGTGATAATATTATTGATTTTCGCGATAGGGTGAAGATTGGTAGGGTTACTCCAGATTTCTTTGGAGGTTTCACCTCAGATCTTACCTATAAAAACTTTAACTTGTTTATAAAAACTGATTTTGCTTTAGGGCATTTAATACAAAACAATGCAAGATCTCGGGGAATGGCGCAAGTTCAAGGAAATATGAACTGGACGAACGAATTGCTGGATACCTGGACCGAAGAAAATCCAAATACTGACGTTCCGCGATACGATTTCACTGATCCACAGCGTAACCACTTGTCCTTTCCTTATGGTGGACAGTACAATAGTAGTTCTCGTTATTGGGAAAAAGGGGATTATCTTGCCCTTAGAGAGGTGACATTGAGTTATAATGTTCCTGGAGAACTTATTGGGAATGTGTTCCAAAACCTTAGGATATATGGAACAGGAAGTAACTTAGCTTACTTTAATGATTATACTGGGTACTCTCCAGAAAATGGAGGTATAGATAGCGGTCGTTTCCCACTACCTGTAAGTTATACCCTTGGAGTTAATTTAAGTTTTTAA
- a CDS encoding sialidase family protein, translated as MKKIVLLIVLSAFLQSCKGNDKEKEPKIEEINDPETQELVFEDLFNAEAKENIACYRIPSLITAPNGDLIAAIDERVPSCADLRGSKDINIVQRRSTDNGKTWSDIETVVNFPEGESASDPSMIVDEETGEVFMFYNFMDLDNEANIYYLHVVSSKDNGKTWTEPRDITAEIAKEEWHEDFKFITSGRGTQTSTGRLLHTLVNLDSGLHLFGSDDHGKSWFLIDTPIQPADESKVIELADGRYMINSRVNTGEGHRYVHISDDKGESWKTRPETKLTDPGNNASIIRYSREKEDEKNRLLFSNSNSADERKNLSVRISYDEGETWSEGKTIYHGPAAYSDLTVLENGDIGVFFEADGYSRNLFTSFSLEWLTDK; from the coding sequence ATGAAGAAAATTGTATTACTAATAGTACTAAGTGCATTTTTGCAGAGCTGCAAGGGTAACGATAAAGAAAAAGAACCCAAAATAGAAGAAATTAATGACCCTGAAACACAGGAATTAGTGTTTGAAGATCTTTTTAATGCAGAAGCGAAAGAGAATATTGCCTGTTATCGTATTCCTTCTTTAATAACTGCTCCTAATGGAGACCTTATAGCTGCAATAGATGAAAGAGTACCTTCTTGTGCTGATTTAAGAGGGAGCAAAGACATAAATATTGTACAGCGTAGAAGTACTGACAACGGTAAAACCTGGAGCGATATTGAAACAGTAGTTAACTTTCCGGAGGGAGAATCTGCTTCAGACCCTTCCATGATTGTAGATGAAGAGACAGGTGAAGTTTTTATGTTCTATAACTTTATGGATCTTGATAATGAAGCTAATATCTATTATCTACATGTAGTTTCAAGTAAAGACAATGGCAAAACCTGGACTGAGCCCCGCGATATTACTGCAGAAATAGCTAAAGAAGAATGGCACGAGGATTTTAAATTTATCACATCTGGTAGGGGAACTCAAACTAGTACTGGTAGATTACTACACACCCTTGTAAATTTGGATAGTGGTCTGCACTTATTTGGTAGTGATGACCACGGAAAAAGTTGGTTTTTGATTGACACCCCAATTCAACCTGCAGATGAGTCAAAAGTTATTGAACTTGCCGATGGAAGATATATGATTAATTCTCGAGTGAATACTGGTGAAGGACATCGATATGTACATATTTCAGATGATAAGGGAGAAAGTTGGAAAACCCGTCCAGAAACTAAATTAACCGACCCAGGAAATAATGCAAGTATTATTCGATATAGTCGTGAAAAGGAGGACGAAAAAAATAGACTGCTTTTTTCAAATTCCAATAGTGCAGATGAGAGAAAGAATCTAAGTGTTCGTATAAGTTATGACGAAGGAGAAACCTGGAGTGAAGGAAAAACTATCTATCATGGACCCGCTGCCTATTCTGATCTTACGGTTTTAGAAAATGGTGATATAGGTGTGTTTTTTGAAGCCGATGGCTATTCCAGAAATCTTTTCACAAGCTTTTCTTTAGAATGGTTGACTGATAAGTAA